From the genome of Solanum lycopersicum chromosome 7, SLM_r2.1:
TCCAACATTACAAGGAATCTAGGTTGACATGGTCAAATGGAGACACTATACCAAAAAGCATGGGATATGGTTGTTTGGACATGttagatttaataatttaatgcAAGAGCATAGTACTCATGTagagtaattttattttttttcattcacataattaccattcatattttttacttttagaaTAGTCATGGATTTACCAGCCTAGTAATTTAAATCTTATTTCTGAAatagaaaaagtgaaaaagCTAAAAGTAAGTAATAAGATTTGAGCaatgaaagagaaaaacaaaatagaaaattttagaacaaaaaaaataaagaaccaCAAAAAAAGTTAATGGACCTATAATTAATTGCTTCAATTCATCAAATAGCTAAAAATAGGAAATTGGGTTGACCCCAAATGAAAAATGCTTCCTCATAACAtaggaaaaacaaaaacactAAAATAATTAAGACAATAATAGAAAATGAAAAGCTTATATTGTCAAAACAAAAACACTAAAATAATTAAGACAATAATAGAAAATGAAAAGCTTATATTGTCAACTTTTGGTCTAAGAAAAGGAACCATcttttagtataaaaatatgaCCATATTTTATCTAGGTCATGGCTGAGCATGGAATAATATATTTGAGATCATTAGTTTTATTATATTGTCATTGGGTATATAAAatagttaattagttaaaattagCAATGTTTGATTTGTTAAGCAAATTTCATCATCGATGGATGATACTGCTTCTCTCTTAACCACAAATCTCATATTTAAATTCtgaatatgaaaaaatcttTGATAGGAAGCGATTTCATATGAGACtctaaataattaaacaatCCTCATTAATCAGACTGTAATATGGATaccaaattaaaaagaataaaagcaTTTTAAATCCATTTCATTACCTAGTACAGAGTGATTACTTATGTGGTGTAGGGCTATCCACATAATTATTAGCATTTTGATCTAGTTTAAATCAAGAATCTAGACACTATACATGTACTAGGCATACCAATTATTGACATTAAAATAGGGATGGGGATTAGGTGGCAataattttcccaaaaaaataaattccaaGTGAATATTCTCACCAAGATTTCACTCAAGGTAACCCACAACATCTTTATGTGAAGCAGCCTAGTAGAACCATTAAAGTGGGTTTGACCCATTAGGTCAGTACAGCCCAATTGAATAGGTGAGGTTGAGCTGAGATTTTCATCCCCATTTAAACCTGAGATTATTAAGCCCAACCCATGTTAGCCCTCCGACCTCGGGAGCCTGGGCTCGCAggccaaaaaattaaattaataatggGCAAACACCACAAATTTCACTAGTTTAGGAGCAAATTACTTCCCTTAACGTGAGTTTCTTAGATGTAACATATTTCAAATGTAGCGCATCCAAGTGAATTCAAATGTACCCGACTCTCTCCTCTCTTCccatgtatatgtatatcaaaaTGTATCTGATATACTAGATACGTGTACATATATCTAGGCTATATCTGACTTGaaattgatatgaaattattaattagttaattagtgaGACAATATGTAACCATCTCAACCATAGTTTTTCCTAATAATTGACTATAGGCAAGAATTGATCAAGAACATAAATTACAATAGTAAAATCCCAAcaataagaaaactcaacttgaggattattttctgtttatcgACAACCTCTCTACCCTCCAACGCAATAACATTTAGATCTACCTACATCGTACCCTCTCCAACAACATGGGATTACACTCTAATGTTGTTGAGGATTATTTTCAGACATCGATCGACCGGACCACTTGTAAGTGAAATATTGAAGGTAGGGCAGTTTAGATTCATCTAAATTGTGCAACTTATGTAATTGAACAGAAAATCAGACACATAGCAAGAGACGAGAACACTTCAAATACTCATTTCCCTTCCAACTCCACTCAATCATAGTGGAAAGTTTGATTGTATAACATTGtgtagaaaagaaaaatgtgaaaagaattaaaacaaaatccttaaATCCCTCTCTAGTTCATCCGccaaagaaaaaatttaccTAATCGATCCTTCAGAAATGGATGTGACCTTGCAAACACCAACAGAAGTGGTGAGTGGCAAATCTTTATAGCAAGCAACCAACTCCTTATTTGTGTGCAGATCCACCTGAAGAGTTTCCCAAACCTTCTTCTTAGGATTCAAGACATCATCCGCCTTGCCATCAAACCCAGGGAACGTAACTCGTTCACCAATTGCAGCATCCTTAGGCGGCTCAACTAGTTCAACCTGACATGCAAATCATCATATATTTGCATCACTTCACTTTTCAACTTTTCCTCTTTTGGTCCTCCAATAGTTTTTCTATGTTTTCTCATCTCAACAAAACTTATCTATAGTTGATGCATTAAACAATAGgtgttattttaaataaaagaaacagaTATTTGCAACGTCTGAATCAAAAATAGATTGTGGTGATAATCAAGGAGGTCTATGCATACGAGACatcatgaaaaatgaagaatctTTTCTTGCTTTTCCTGAACTAGACTTTGGAAGCAGTAGGAACAAAGTACGCAGTTCGCGGGTAGAAGGTGTTAGGAAGGGAAGCACGAGGATTGTGTAGTAGGAGATGGAGGAAGAGAAGCAACGAGGAAGAATAGAAAGCCCCTacctaaaaaaaaagaagaaacaactGCACATTCTAGAGGAAACCAAAGCAGTTAGAACCAGGGTTAGCTATTAGACAATAATAATTTACAGTTACTAAAGCAAAAGCTTTAAAATCCTAAGGTTAAACCCGACAACATATTTTGCTATAGGAAAGTGGGACCCCCTAGCATTATGTCCTAAAAATTCTCTCCTTTTATGTAGCCTTCTAGCAAGGTATGTAGGCAATATGTCGATAAACAGAATAGAAGCATTAGGCTGCCACTCACCTTAGTGTGATCACTATTAGAAGCAGCAAGAACCATTGCCTGGGATTTTATGCCCCTCATGCTGGCTGGTTTTAGGTTGCATAGAACACAGACCTTTCGATTCTGAAAAAAGATATAGTTGTGAAAATTGCTAGGTATGACAGTTTAATCAACATGTAGACAGATTACAAAAACGCAAACCTGCATTTCCTCCAGAGGAATATATTTTACGAGGCCACTAACGACAGTTCTGGGCTGAGCTTCACCAACATCAATCTCTTCAACATACAAAGAATCAGCATCGGGATGCTTCTGTGCTCTTGTAATGAGACCAACACGAATATCAAGTCTGCTAATCGAAATTTCTGCTTCAACAGAGGCTGAACCCTTAGCTTTGGCTTCAGAAGATTTTGTAGCACGTTCTTTCTTCTTATTAGCATCTGATAGACACAGAAAAACTCAATGTGATCAACAGTCTgcaataattttgtaaaaactTATTCTAACATGTAGCTATCAACCCATGGCAAGGATCCCTCGCCACTTCCCACAAAAGAATAGGAACTTTTGAACaagaatatgataatatatcaaAGGTAAGATATAAATGATTTAGGAGTAGCCATAACAAATTAGAAGATAGGTATTGCTATTCAAAAGAGTGGGGATGGATATAAACGATTTACATAATCGATCCCAATTGATTAAGGCATAGTCAATTGATAGATTATTGATGAGTCCATATTTAAAGGTCTGGCATCAAAGAACAAGGGCCTAAAGTGGTGATGCATGTCAACTCATTCTGGTTTCATGATATAAGGAGATTATGCAGGAAAGACCTACAAGAAGAGGAGCTACCTGAAGGTGCAGGCTTAGAGCAGATTACACAGAAATAATGCCTAAAGTTCCCCTactcaatatttatttgatacaaCCTGAGAGACTGATAGGAAGACACTGCATTTTCTGTTATCCAAGACTCCATCCAACCCAGGACAAAGGAAAAAGAGCTACATATATACTGACAGAAAACATACAGATAATATTTCTCAAGAATAAGTACCAAAAACATTCCCTAAGAATAAAAAGGAATCACCAATTGATATGCCCAACAAGATCCACCGAATAAGGTGAATAACTGGACACTTTCCCATTCATCTTTCTGAAATTTTCTTTCCTTGTATAATAGTACTTTCTTGTGCCTCTTTTGGGTGTGTTTTTCCGTTTTACTCAAAATTCTTATGATAGATTACTGTACTTAAATTCTTACTTAATAGATGAGGGCGTATAAGAAAGTTAACATAACTAACCTGATATTTTTGCTTTGTGCAACTGATCAGTGATCTTCCTTGCCTCAGTTTCAGCCTTCAAATTCCTATCTGCCTGACTTCCAGCAAACTTTTCTCTGTAGAAttcaacttcttcatctttCTGTGCATAATCAAGTTCGGTCTTAAGACTATTAGCAAATGAAAGAATGAGAATATATGCAGTAAAGAACAAGAATACAATGCATTACCAGTTCTTTGAACAATGGTGTTGGTATTCCAATTTTGTGACCTGCAGGTAGGATATGCCATGGTCTTTTGCTCTTTTCTATGTCACCTCTGTCATCAGACAGTGAAGGTTTTGTTTCAGGAGGAAAGTTAAGCTGCTTAAGCACCTGTGAATCAAGTCGTGAGAACATCAATCCATTGAGACAGAAAGAACCTCAACCCACAGTATGATGTACAAGCATCAAACATGAGCAGATACGGGACCTCAGACACAGTTATATGATACAATGATGGCAACAGAGTTCTTACCTCCCGTGAAAAGGATGGCATAAATGGCTCTAAAAGACATGCAAGAAGATATACTAGGCCGGAAGCAGTGCTCATCACAATGGAACAAGAAGGCTTATCTTCCTTGTAAAGTCTCCAGAATTGGCTCTCCTACAAAAAGAAGTATGGACAGTCTGAACTTATGAGATTAAAGTAACCATGAAACTGTCAACAATTATTACTGAAATTCAGAAGGCagtttctaaattaaaatagaaaatacaatCGCACGAGCAACTGATAAATCAAAACAGATGGTTGAGAAGTACTTGACAGGCTTACTTGCAAATAACCGTTTCCTTCTCCAGAAATGGACATAGCAATCTTCAAGCCCTGCTTTAATTTAACCTAAACCAGTTGTGCAGCATATTAAGGTTATTCAGACCATATAAAGGAAAGAAGAAACCAATTGAAGATATAAATAACATGTAAGATACAATAAGTCAGTAACAACAACTACCACTATTACTACTCCTATGTCTCAACCTCAAACTGGTGGGATCGGCTATATAACTCCCCACTATCCGTGTTGCTTCATTTAGATCTATCTCAATCCAATATCCAATACTTAAGTTCTCGACTCTAGTAATACTCCACATTTTCTACTGGGCATACAGATCCTTAACAAGATTAGAAGAGTTCTAATGAACACTTAACGTAAAGTGTACTTAAATGATTAAGCGTTAATCCCAAATAATTAGTGAGGGAATGCTAGACGTTTGCAATTTCTCCTTTGATCATGACCATTGAGGTGGCTAATCCAGTGCATATAGTATGGACATCCCATTTCACTAGAACTGGAAAAAGAACATATAGTTTTGTGGTTACCTTCTCCATGGCTTCTATATATTCTTCCACATAATTTCCAACTTTTTCACCTAATGCCTTAGTTAAAGGGTGTGATTCAGCTCCTTCTGGGTTGGGAATTATGGAACCATAACCTGAAGCTGTACAACATTTTCATAAGATCTGTTAGAAATTCAATTAGAAAAGGAATGGATTATTTCAAGTCAACACTCCAGAagcaaaacaaaaaacaaatcaGTTCCGTTTGTATCTTTTTCTAGCTAAAACAAGAATCTTCCCTTTTGAGTTATCCTTATGAATATACTAGTAacaagattaattttttaatcagTGACCAACAACAAGATATCCAAAGTAAACATGAAGGAACCAAGACACTTATCCAATGACAAACACCTTTCTACCAAAAAACTTTTCCCCTTTTTATCTTTCtaagaaagaacaagaaatatTTCCTTTCAATTTTGTCATCTCAATGATATACTAGCACAACACTCCAAGGACCTAGGTAAATCATTTTGTTGATTCACAAGAAAGAGAaacaataattttcatcaatcaaCCAGAGAAGGAGTCAATTAGAAAATAAGTAACAGAAAAGCATGAAACAGCATAACAAACCATGTCGTCTAATACATGAATCAGGGATACTGGTGAAATAAACACAGATGATATAAGCTGCCAAAGCTTGCTGTTGTCTATATGTATTAAGCCAACCAACACGGAACTAGCTGACAAGTGACAACAGCAAAAGCATATCAAGAGGGGAGACTGCGTAATATCTCATAGAAGACATCTAGCAGACATACCCGGATCTTTTGCAATGAAACTCAGGACTCTATTGACGAAATTGCCTAAGTTGTTTAGCAACTCGCTGTTCAGCTTTGCTTGTAAATCCACCCAACTAAACAAAGTGTCTGACACCTATAATAACTGATATCCATTAGTGATCATACCAGCATAAAAGAACATAACAGAATATGGACTTATCAGGCAACGGAAGCTAAAACTGCCAAGACCCCACCTCCGGCCTGTTTGTTAGCAAGTAATATCTCCAAACTTCTACAGGAATGTTTGTCTCTTTTGCATCATTACCAAATACTCCTACGCCCTTGCTCTTTGAGAATTTGCCTGATTATGACAACCAATATATTAGAAGTTAAATTTCAAATCAGAAAAGAAGTAATTAGGTAGTACGAACTGTGGTACAAATATACTAagtggcaagtagcattaacaTTTGGAAAACTCACAGCCTTATTTCCAACTAACCTGCTTCATAGTTCAAGTATTCTGTTACACTAATAGTCTTCATAAGAGTCCAGTTTTCACGAGTTCCAAGAAGCGTAGATGGAAAAATCACCTGGAAAatacaacattttttttcttatgtgcAATAGCTGCTTATAGAAATAATATCACTATGGTTAAGCTTATACAACATAGCAACTGAGCAGGATAATTCGTGGCAATAGGACTCCTAAGCATATTTGTCCAGATCGATCAATCAATTAAACAACCAtgctttaaatttaaattaggcAGGCAGAACAATATGCTTTCTCTTAATCCAGTATGCTCTTTTCAGTAACATTCATCTAATATAAACTAATTTGTCTAAAGTGACAGAGCAGGGGATCTCTAAAACTAGAGATCCTCTGAATCTAATACTTAACCCAACAAGAAAATCCCAGTCGCTTAAGAAACTCTAAATCGTTTTTAAGTACAACAGTTTGCTGTCCAAAATGAGGGGTGtgcataattttttgatatcttTCTGTCAGGTAACAGGCATTGCCTTGTCATATTTATTGGGGATATTAGTACATAGCATTATTATTCAATACTAGTATGACTTcagattattatttttggataaGGTAGCAAGGATacaattttttaggaaaatatataAATCCGCAATTCCATCTTGAAACTCACTGCAATAATGGACCCGGCACTCTACCTATCACcatttaaatattcaacttgGTTTCAAGCAAGACTTCAAACTCATGAAGTGCTTCAAATCCACTACTTATTCAAACTCATGACAGTTAGAATCCGCTTCTTATCTCATAAATAACATGTCTCTATAAATACTGCAGAGTCAGTAAAAAAGATCAAATGGCGTGGTATGAAGACCTTCTGTTTTTGGTGTAATGAGGATGGTATAGAGGATGCTGGACAGATTTAAACTTCTTCTTTATAAGCTTAGTAGCAATTTCTTgagttgtttttttttgggtCACTGATGCAAATCTTTTTGATGGTTGCCAGCATACCCTCATTGCTGAGAAATACaactttattttatcaaaaataaaaaaataaaaaaacaaaaaaacatgtttaTATTGAAAGCTATCTATCTCTGTTATGTCACAATGTAAATGAACATTTATTAACACCATGAAAACGCCGAATTAACATCTTCTAATTCTCCTAAATTGGAACTTGATTAACCTCCATCAAAGACACCTCACATGCAAGAATTAATTGGTATCCAGGCATCTTTTGCTGAACAACATTTCCGTAAATGAACAAATCAACatagttttttcaaaaataaggtGCTGTCTCATCATGTCATGAGATATTATATTCACTAGGCAATGTATgtcttattatatttattagtttttaatAATGTCGGTGCCTTCACCAGATAACATGCACCTTGACTAATCCGTGCACCTTGACTAA
Proteins encoded in this window:
- the LOC101263723 gene encoding methionine--tRNA ligase, cytoplasmic, with protein sequence MGDSSTAGNGDNLPPVSPKLPIPGKRNILITSALPYVNNVPHLGNIIGSVLSADVFARYCRLRDYNIIYMCGTDEYGTATETKALEENCTPKQICDKYHAIHREVYKWFNISFDHFGRTSTPQQTEVCQAIFKKLWENNWLSENTMQQPYCETCKKFLADRLVEGNCPTPGCNYDSARGDQCEKCGKLLNPTELKDPRCKVCRNTPCIRDTDHLFLELPLLKDELEAYVNDLSVAGGWSQNAIHTTHAWLREGLKPRCITRDLKWGVPVPHEKYKDKVFYVWFDAPIGYVSITSCYTTEWEKWWKNPENVELYQFMGKDNVPFHTVIFPSTLLGTRENWTLMKTISVTEYLNYEAGKFSKSKGVGVFGNDAKETNIPVEVWRYYLLTNRPEVSDTLFSWVDLQAKLNSELLNNLGNFVNRVLSFIAKDPASGYGSIIPNPEGAESHPLTKALGEKVGNYVEEYIEAMEKVKLKQGLKIAMSISGEGNGYLQESQFWRLYKEDKPSCSIVMSTASGLVYLLACLLEPFMPSFSREVLKQLNFPPETKPSLSDDRGDIEKSKRPWHILPAGHKIGIPTPLFKELKDEEVEFYREKFAGSQADRNLKAETEARKITDQLHKAKISDANKKKERATKSSEAKAKGSASVEAEISISRLDIRVGLITRAQKHPDADSLYVEEIDVGEAQPRTVVSGLVKYIPLEEMQNRKVCVLCNLKPASMRGIKSQAMVLAASNSDHTKVELVEPPKDAAIGERVTFPGFDGKADDVLNPKKKVWETLQVDLHTNKELVACYKDLPLTTSVGVCKVTSISEGSIR